Proteins co-encoded in one Gossypium arboreum isolate Shixiya-1 chromosome 11, ASM2569848v2, whole genome shotgun sequence genomic window:
- the LOC108470928 gene encoding adenylyl-sulfate kinase 3 isoform X2: MSTMGNSTNIFWQESPVGKLERQKLLNQKGCVVWITGLSGSGKSTLACSLSRELHTRGKLSYILDGDNVRHGLNKDLGFKAEDRTENIRRVGEVAKLFADAGLICIASLISPYRKDRDACRAMLPDAFIEVFMNMPLALCEERDPKGLYKLARAGKIKGFTGIDDPYEPPLNCEKLKPRWQVHFQFKSCNVYRHYYHQLR; the protein is encoded by the exons ATGTCGACTATGGGAAATTCGACAAATATATTTTGGCAAGAATCGCCTGTTGGGAAGCTTGAGAGACAGAAGCTACTTAACCAAAAGGGTTGTGTCGTATGGATCACTGGTCTTAGCGGATCAG GTAAAAGCACACTTGCATGTTCACTAAGTAGGGAACTTCATACAAGAGGCAAGCTATCCTACATACTTGATGGGGACAACGTTCGACATGGATTAAACAAGGATCTTGGTTTCAAGGCTGAAGATCGAACAGAAAATATTCGCAGGGTTG GTGAAGTGGCAAAGCTCTTTGCAGATGCTGGTTTAATCTGCATTGCCAGTCTAATATCTCCATATAGGAAAGACCGTGATGCATGCCGAGCAATGTTGCCGGATGCTTTTATCGAG GTTTTCATGAACATGCCCCTAGCATTATGTGAAGAGCGAGATCCGAAAGGTCTTTACAAGCTTGCCCGTGCTGGAAAGATTAAAG GTTTTACTGGCATAGATGATCCTTACGAACCACCTTTGAACTGTGAG AAATTGAAACCGAGATGGCAGGTGCATTTTCAATTCAAATCATGTAATGTATATAGACATTATTATCATCAATTGCGATAA
- the LOC108470928 gene encoding adenylyl-sulfate kinase 3 isoform X1 encodes MSTMGNSTNIFWQESPVGKLERQKLLNQKGCVVWITGLSGSGKSTLACSLSRELHTRGKLSYILDGDNVRHGLNKDLGFKAEDRTENIRRVGEVAKLFADAGLICIASLISPYRKDRDACRAMLPDAFIEVFMNMPLALCEERDPKGLYKLARAGKIKGFTGIDDPYEPPLNCEIELNQKDGVCPTPSAMAEEVVTYLEDKGYLQD; translated from the exons ATGTCGACTATGGGAAATTCGACAAATATATTTTGGCAAGAATCGCCTGTTGGGAAGCTTGAGAGACAGAAGCTACTTAACCAAAAGGGTTGTGTCGTATGGATCACTGGTCTTAGCGGATCAG GTAAAAGCACACTTGCATGTTCACTAAGTAGGGAACTTCATACAAGAGGCAAGCTATCCTACATACTTGATGGGGACAACGTTCGACATGGATTAAACAAGGATCTTGGTTTCAAGGCTGAAGATCGAACAGAAAATATTCGCAGGGTTG GTGAAGTGGCAAAGCTCTTTGCAGATGCTGGTTTAATCTGCATTGCCAGTCTAATATCTCCATATAGGAAAGACCGTGATGCATGCCGAGCAATGTTGCCGGATGCTTTTATCGAG GTTTTCATGAACATGCCCCTAGCATTATGTGAAGAGCGAGATCCGAAAGGTCTTTACAAGCTTGCCCGTGCTGGAAAGATTAAAG GTTTTACTGGCATAGATGATCCTTACGAACCACCTTTGAACTGTGAG ATAGAACTAAATCAGAAAGATGGAGTTTGTCCCACACCTAGTGCCATGGCTGAGGAAGTAGTTACTTACTTGGAGGACAAAGGATATCTGCAAGATTAG